The Tenrec ecaudatus isolate mTenEca1 chromosome 4, mTenEca1.hap1, whole genome shotgun sequence region AGGTTTGTCACAACTTTAAACAAATGCTACAAACTAAGAGTAATTGTGGAATTTTCATTAGAGAACATTGTGAGATGGTCATTCTTGGTAGCAAGTAAAACTACCAAGTTAGGTGATGACAGAATAAAGGATAAAACAGCCAGAGGTTCCGAATGAAATGGGTAAACTGAAACATTAAAAACATGCATGAAGTCAATTGGAAGTTCATTCTTTAATTCAGTGAGTcccgagctctaatggcagagtctGGAAAGCAATGGATTGATACCCCTACGGTctgttgttcaaatccaccagcacacACAGACAAAGAAAAGATGAGTCCAACAGCTGCCATGAAGATCGACAGCCTTCGCAATACTTTACAAGATCGCTATGACTCCGGTTCTACTCAGTGGGAGTGGGTTGCCACGTGTCAGTTCCTAGATGCCGTTTCCTATTGAACTAACAAGGCGGCCTCTGCCCTCAAGGTCTTTTAGTTAAGAAGACACGGAGGCCAGTGTCGCTGATGTACAATGAGGACTTCAGAAAGCTCGTGCAAAAATGCCATGATCCATCATCATTTAATTCCACTTTCCACGAACTTTGCGAAGCCTCCTGTGTTTGATGGTGTAAATGGACCTGTTGGTTTTGTAAAATCCGGAGCTTCTGGTGCCATGGCCTTCCTTCCGTAGTGGAGTCCGCGCGATTCAGGTGGCTGGACAGTAGGCAGCATTGACGAGGTCCTGTCTTACGGACAACATGGCTCAGCCACATTTCGGAACGGGACATCACAATtctaatcaaaacagtggctaacAGTGGACGGAGGCCTAACGTTGAGAAGAACTCTATCAGGCTCTCCGTCCCCGGTTAGACAGGGAGAGCAAGTGTCTGCCCCAGCACCTCCAATGTGTAGCCCGCCCGTTGAACGACATCCGAGTCGATCCTGACGATGGTGACCCACAGGGCAGAGAAGAGCGCCCCTTGGGGTTCCGAGACGGTAACCCCGGACTGCCCGGGCTTCTCGCAAACGTGCTAACGTCCCCATGCATGGGAAACGTTCTTGTGCACCTTCCCTCCTGGAGAAATGAAAGGTGAAAGAGCCGGGCGCGGGCTGGGTACCCGACGCTGCCCGCCCTCCATCCCCGCCGCGCACCGAGCCCGGGGCGTCCCCTGGCGGGCTCCGAGGGCACTGTGACTACCGCGCGCGCTTCCCAGCTGGGAGAAACCCCACCAGTAGTTTCAGGTTAGTCATTTTCCTCACAAAGACTTTAAGGTTATTTCTTTGGGGCTGGGTTAAATATTTGTGataaaggttttttgttttgcaaaTGAGCGCTAAGTTCTTCTAGCTAGGTTTTTAGGTGTACTAAGTTTCCACATAaaatcaacaaattaaaaaaaatcaagtttcCCTATATGAATGTTGCAGAAGAGATTACCCCAAAATGTATTCTATCTAGGAGCGTATTATCTTCTTAACCCGCCATTTGCATGTATTTTCATCCAAAATCTTTCTAAAACTCAATTTGGGAAATGTGTCTCTAGGCTGTACTGTAAATGGAAATCTAGTTGGTTATTTGCGCGGAGTCAGGACAAAGCAAGTTGTTGTTATCTCGTGGTAGAGTAACTAAGTACCACCAGTAGATGGCTTTAACACACAggcttattatttatttttttctacgcTTGGGAAGGCTAGCTGCCCAAATCCATGACACCCGCTATGGGGGGGGGCTTCTTCTCTGTTGGCTCGCAGTTCAGGAGGAAAAGATGCCTGTCTCCACAACTGTGGGCCTGATTTCCCCTAGAGATCTCTAAGTCTGGGCATCCAGCTTTCCCTGAACCGAGGAGCCTCACAGTGCAGGGACCCAAGATTCAAAGGATAGGCTccacctggctcttctttcttggaggTGGTGCGCTGCTTTCCCTCTGATCTGTTCACTTttttctccttctgcctctcctaAGAGGTTGCAGGCCTCCCTCACACGGGAACTCCCGGCACAGTGCAGTAGGGCGCTGACCGGATTGAGGTTGTTGTATCCTACCCTACATCCTTATATAaacgccaaaccactgagaatcatgggccTAAGTTGACACATGTTAGgggggggggtcatacaactcaatCCATGACACCGTTTCATATTTGAAAAGCTAGGTTCTGAGGTCAAGGTAAAGGTTTTAGAAACTTTAGAAAAGATGACTGACTGGGAAGCATGCTTTAAAATAATCAATTAAGATTAGGTTCTAGATATGTTTCATttttgtctgtgtctgctttcgcCACAACCTCAAAGGGTAAACCATTTATTCTTTGTTATTTGATCTGTAAATAGCCTAACTTCAGATCAATGCTGTCTTTGAACTATGGCCTATATTTCCAGTTTGTTTTTGTTGGCATTTGTTGATAAGGATGGAATGGAACAAAGAGTTAAAGGAGATATTTACTTTCATATAAATAAGTTTATGTGTAACATACATTTTATGTTTTCATGTAAAAGGGTTTATCGTCATATGAGGTGAGTTTGCTTTGTATAAATCAGAGACATTTTTTGGATAAGTGCAGAGGGCGAAAGCAATTTTCACTTAAATTTTATATGGACATACAAAACTCACACTCCCTTGCCATCGAgttgtgctgactcacagcgaccttctaggacagggagaactgccccctgcggGTTcctaagactgcaactctttatgggagtagaaagccctatcgttctcccaaggaacgactggtgattttgaactgctgaccttgaggatcacagctcagtgtgtaaccactaggtcactagggctccttttagatgtacaaggggacttcagaaaGATTTTGGAAATAGCAATTGaaaaatcatggaattttccacCAACTATTTGACATCCCTCATGTATGTgtttatgggtgtgtatgtgtttaaagaAATGAGAATATTGTGGCAATCTAAAATTAATTTTGAATTTAGATTTAACTTAGAATTACATTTTATAGTTTATATTTTCAAAGGGCTTAAAAACGTTGATAAAGTATACCATAAAgttatattttttcttattataaGTGATACTCAATGtagaaaatatagaaataaaattatGGGAAAATCATTACTACCATTGAATATAAAATGATACTCATATTTTCTGAATTGTAATATTAAAACATTTCTATTTCAGGAAGTAAGATATACGAAGCGCGCTTATGCAGCAAAACCCACACTGAATGTAAGTATACATGTAAATTGTGCTCTAATTTTTTAATGAACTTAAATGTAGTCAATACAAATGCATGTACTTATGATGTGGATATATGGGAATAGTTAATTAGTGAAACACTAATTTAAACTTTCAGATTAACATAAACATTTTAGTCTAGTTTCTTGCCTGATTCCTATTTCTTTACCCTACCATGTTGCAAAACAGATGTAAAGCTGGGAagtctttcctctcagagaccttCATGGAGTTGTATGCAGCGCAGAGGCAGTAGAGGGGCAAGAAGAGGGATTTGGATGGGGTTGAGGGCTAGACCTCTCAGAGGGATCCTTTTTGTTTGATCAGGGTTTCTAAAGtaccgtacatactcgagtataagccgacctgaatataaacggaggcacctaattttaccacaaaactgcattaaaatgtgctgaaaaactcagcgtatacacgagtatatacagtaactcaATTATCTTCTACCAAAAACCTTAGGGGCTTTGTAAGCTGTTTGTTACTTTTAAGGAGTTAACTAGGTTAGGAtgaccatttcttttttttttgttttaaaactttttattaggggctcattcaactcttatcacaattcatacatacatcagtgtgtgaagcacatttgtacatccattgccctcatcattctcaaaacatttgctctctacttaagcccctggcttcagctcatttttcccctccctttctgctcctccttccctcatgaacccttgataatttataaattattattttgtcatatcttacactgtccgaagtctcccttcacccacttttctgttgtccatcccccagggaggaggttatatgtagatccttgtaattggttcctcctttccaccccaccctccctccaccctcccggctaGGATGACCATTTCTAATGAccatatcattaaaaaaaaaggttctATTAGGTCTTAAGGTACTAGACAGAATTGATTAATTTTATTGCTGTTTATATTATAATGGAGGTTATTTTAATCTCTGGTGACTAGTCATTCAAAAAAGTTTCTTAGataatgtttaattaaaaaattggGTGAAATATTTCGATCTGATTTTACCATATTTGGTCTTGGTAGGAGGTGGTCATAGTAAGTGCTGTAAGAACACCCATTGGATCCTTCCTAAGCAGTCTGTCCTCACTGCCAGCAACTAGACTTGGCTCCATTGCAATTGAGGGAGCCCTTGGAAAAGCAGGTCAGTGGTTGCTTGGCTTGTTTTGTGGGGCAACATGATTCAAGgggacaaatatttatttaatactaTATTCCTATCACTTAGAAATGACTCAGTGTATACTTCTGAATTCCCTGGGAAAGAATTCTTTGTTATAAGGAGTTGGGAATAAAACTCAACTGATGAGGGGAAACCCTTGAGCAGGCATTCACTAATTATGaacagaataataaaaataaatgcatttctTATTTTCCAAGGAATCCCAAAAGAAGAAGTGAAAGAAGTATACATGGGTAATGTTATACAAGGAGGTGAAGGACAAGCCCCTACCAGGCAGGCAGCGCTGGGTGCAGGTAACAGACTCCGTGACTGCTTTTCTGATTGACATGATAAAATGGAGATTCCTTCACCTTAATATTGAATGCCTAATTTAATCAACTGGACTGTAATTATTCTACAGTTGTGTGTGAAAAGTGGTACTTTGGTTCCTTAAGGGTTTGCCTTCCTCTGTCTTGATTTTAGGCTTGGCTATTTCTACTCCCTGCACCACCATAAATAAAGTGTGTGCTTCAGGAATGAAAGCCATCATGATGGCATCTCAGAATCTCATGTGTGGACATCAGGTAAGAAGTGGCTTCTTTTCCATTTTATCACTAAAACAGGGTCCAGTGCTAAAGCCACTGAACATCAAGCACAACCATGTTTTAGAAGCAAGATGCTGTTCATGTGGTTACATGGTGTGTCTCACTTAGGAACAACTGTGTGTTGCTTTCCATTTGAAGGAAGAAAGCCTAGCCTAAATTTCTTGTGTTAAACAAGATTTTTAGTCTTGAGAATGACTTTGGGAGCCTGTCTTCCGAGATTTGGGGTATTTGCCAGACTATGAAGCACTTATTGTAAATGAGACTGAAGTGCTAGCTCTGGGAATGCAGTCATCAATCGGGCCTAGGGCGGGTGACTAGTTCTTCATTTCGACACGCCAGGCTTCATTGTCAGACAGTTTAAGCTTTCTGTTGGCCATTTAGCCAGACAATTTGGCTTCAAATCCTAATTCTGCTTCTTATTTGCCGTTGTACCAACTCTATGACAGCCACTGGAGAATTTTTTGAATGACAAGACCAGTCTTAGATCAATCTGTTGCTCTTTAGTAAATGCAATTTGCACATTTAAATGCTTATAATTAGATTATTTGATTCATTTGTGCAAGTATACTTTTCTGACTTCCATGAATATGAGTGAGGAATTACCTTGTTGAATATTCAGggaatttgtttttaattttatttgaggaatttttatctattttaataCGAAGAATTGCCTTCCTCAGAAAATACTATTTCAAGATAAGGTATTGAAACGTCAATCTGAACTAATGGGATCTTCTGTATTTCAGAGAAGACAAGATTTTTGAGTTTCATTGGTCATTATTCCTGATTATAGGCAGTGAGAAAATATCtttggctttattttttattaatattgATACTAATAGTTtactatatactcgtgtataagctgaggtgCAGTGGCTGACAATCTGGCCAGctcatactcaagtatatatggtatattaaaCTTTTTAAATGGCCTATTATTATGCAgatgaattttattttgttgccttGAGAAGTAATGGCAGGTTAATACTTATTAAAGTTTCATTATATGCCAGGCTCCAAtaacacagaaaaaaattatgacagttttttttttcatcttaaagGAGCTTAGTCTAGTAAGAAGATTGAACAGTAAACATAGATATAACACTGGGTAATTAAAGACTAACAAACACATTGTGCCATAAGTGAGGAATTACACAAAAGAAGGGAAACTCCTgaaaagggagagaaagaagaagtcAGGGAAGCCATGAAGCTTTGGGTTAGTTTTGAAGGAAATACCGACATTTCGAGTGCTGGTAGATGGCGCCTAAGCTGCAGACAGTGTACTGAATGAGCACGGCGTCTTCGGAAAGCTTTTACCAACTCTCTGTGCCTGAGGCGTAGGTTCAGGCACACACATTTAAAGCCGAGATGACAGCTCCTGAAAGAAGGACCTTGTTACTCTGCCTAGGAGTCTTTTAAGACGTGACCAGAATTATAGTCCGGCCACAGTGACTCAGCCGAGTGTGGacagtgctgtgcaggaaggcCTGGCTGTCCAACAACGATCCAGTGGAAAGCTACCACCGCTGCGGTACCGGTATGGTAGTAGGATTGTTTCCACATCAGAGGTTGCTTCTCTAAATCGTTTAGACTTCTAGAATATCAACTTGTTAGCAGCATGAGTGAAATAAAAAGGGTTAAAAAGTGAATTAGAATTTCAGAAAAtggtcttattttgaaataaaagagGTATTGGAAAGGTTGGTGACTATTATTCTCTGAATCTAATTTTCATCACACATCTTAGTCCATTTCCTCTCACTGGGAACAAGGAGTGTACTTCCTATATTCGCTATGGAACGAAACGTGTTTTAAGACCGCGTGTAGCTATGTAGAGGGTGTGTTGGCAACTGCCTTTTGAATTGACCCTGGGCTTGTGTGCTGCCGAGCAGGATGTAATGGTGGCAGGAGGGATGGAGAGCATGTCCAACGTGCCCTTTGTGATGACCAGAGGAGCTACCCCGTATGGTGGCGTCAAGCTTGAAGACTTGATCGTGAAAGATGGGCTAACAGATGTCTACAATAAAATTCATATGGTAACTTTGTTTCCTTTGAGAATGGCACCTAGTGTGCAATACTGCTTGCTTTTTCGTAGTATAGGGAGTCCCTTGATTCTGAGTGAGTTCCATCCCTGTCAGGTGAATTTGTGCAGAAGACTTACATATGGCCGAATGTTCATTTTAGGATATAGTATAGTATGCACTTTCTATGCATAAAATCCTTAAACACTTCCTGATACACTAAAAAACctttaacacagtggttctcaatcttcctaatgtcatgaccctaatacagttcatgttgtggtgatactcaaccataacattattttcgttgctacttattaactgtaattttgctactttcatGAATCAGGTGGCtcctgtggaagggtcatttgatccccaaaggggtcacaacccataggttgagaaccactgcgtttACATAATACAGCAATGATAGAGATGTGTTAGTGCCCATCCCAAAGTAGCACCTGCTCATGATTAGGAAAGACTGTATGTACTTTGAATTTCTAATATAATAGGCTTGATGGGTGAATGATTGCTAAATAGCACTGTTTTTAAATTGGATTGGACATAAATCAAGAGTTTCTTAATCCAAGGACCACCTGCATATGTATTTTGTAAACTGACGAGTAGACTTTTTAAATGTCGATTCTAGCCGTTCACCCCGATAAACAGTTCTGCCATGCAACAGTTAACCTGGGAAAGTAGGAACCTGTGTGAGGGGTGTGTTAGTccgagtggactagagaaacaaatccagacacacaGCTTTATAACAACGAGCAATtgcatatggagaaaacatcccagcccagatcaaacccattaggtccaatattagcccatatgtccaatactagtccataaattcctcttcagactcactggcCACTCACAttgatgcccaatgcaggaagatcgcaggccagtgggcgggTCATGTgactccagtggcagtggaagcatctctatgctggcatgggtctccacatggctcctccagctctctgagcacaacagcaggaaagggaagcagagagagtggggctggcctccagtgagctatttattgccTTTgtgcctcccaatgaggtcatcaaactgcaacttgattgacgggctagattccttccctcaagttgacaagagatgataTAACTGCCATAGGAGATAACTATCAGAACAGGATAACAAGCAATGTTTTCCACTAATAGAGCGATAGGAGTGGTGAAGACTATACCACATTATCAAAGGTGTACAGCTTTTGAGATTCAGAAAataaggcacttcattgtgttccAGCTCTCACAGGTTTGCCTGTACCAGCGTAACCCAGTTGTCACTCCAGTAGGCTGACTTCTCATGACACCTTCTGTAAACACTTGTTTTTGAAAGGCCAGTCAAGTGAAAGTTATCTAGCAGAAAACAAGTTTATCTTAAGGCGCTAAATTTAAACAATATTTTATAGGCAAATGCAaagttaatatatatttttaagtcatCAAAAGTTAATTAGTCTTTAAAAATTCCAACTTTTATTAGGGAAACTGTGCTGAGAACACGGCAAAGAAGCTTAATATTTCGCGGGAAGAACAGGATACGTATGCTATTAACTCCTACACCAGAAGTAAAGCAGCCTGGGAAGCAGGAAGGTTTGGAAATGAAGTTATCCCGGTCACAATTACAGCAAAAGGTAGAGAGGTCATGTTTCAAAGTAGATTCTAATTTTTGGATGACTTCACATTGTGCTGATGTTAAATGTTTTAATTTAGAATTAGTACACTTCTCTGTTGACGTCAGCTGAGGACACTTGTGCTTGTGGTGTTACTCAAAGGAAAAGACAGCTACCAGTTAAGAACGAACTCCAACCCAACTGAAAGCTCCACTGTTAACTGTGATTTAGAAACAATGAGAAACGGGCGTAATTAAAGAGTCTTTATTGGAAGGCTACTTGGGCACCTCCCAGAACTGAGAGACTAGCAGCAGCCAGCCTGTTCGGAAACCTCAGGGCCTGGACTTGGGAATGGATGGTGAGGACATGCCCTCTGGCCTCCGAGCCAGTGTGGCATGCCCgtgtactttgtcttctcaggctTCCCAAGTGGCTGCCTCCATTACAGCAGGTCATACCTAGAGACAGACCTTCCTCAGCTTCCACAGAACATGCAGGAACGGCTCCACTTGGTTTTGGTTCCTCTCATCCGTGGAATGGTCACTGCGTTCATGTGGTCAGGAAGGCGGGTCTGTGAGCACAGGAGGCTGAGAGAAGAGAATGGGATATGGCTACACACAAAATTTAAAATCCCATTAAGCTGTGGACCTCCTCTTTAAGATATTATGTCAGAGGTTAGCTATAGGTGGTAGCTTGTAGAGAATTTACTTGGGTTGAGTTGAAGTGCGCATGCGCACCCACATGGGGGTTCAAGCAACATTGTCACTGATTTTTGCTGAATGACTAATTTTTGTCTTGCGTGGTGATGACGGGATTTCTGTTTTAGGTAAACCTGATGCAGTGGTGAAAGAAGATGAAGAATATAAACGTGTTGATTTTAGCAAAGTTCCCAAGCTGAAGACGGTGTTCCAAAAAGAAAATGGTTAGTTTTAAGAACGAGGCACCAAAACACGTGAATCAATATAGATTTGTAAATGTACATGAATTGCTAAACAGCATTTACAAAGTCAATCTGGACATTGGTTAATATCATAAACGAATATTGTAAATTGAATGAAATGAACAAAACGACTGCTGCACCTACAAAGTATGTTTAAA contains the following coding sequences:
- the ACAT1 gene encoding acetyl-CoA acetyltransferase, mitochondrial: MAVLTVLLHGGARGRSPLLRRLLQEVRYTKRAYAAKPTLNEVVIVSAVRTPIGSFLSSLSSLPATRLGSIAIEGALGKAGIPKEEVKEVYMGNVIQGGEGQAPTRQAALGAGLAISTPCTTINKVCASGMKAIMMASQNLMCGHQDVMVAGGMESMSNVPFVMTRGATPYGGVKLEDLIVKDGLTDVYNKIHMGNCAENTAKKLNISREEQDTYAINSYTRSKAAWEAGRFGNEVIPVTITAKGKPDAVVKEDEEYKRVDFSKVPKLKTVFQKENGTVTAANASTLNDGAAAVVLMTADAAKRLNVKPLARVAAFADAAVEPIDFPIAPAYAVPKVLKTAGLKKEDITMWEVNEAFSLVVLANIKMLAIDHQKVNINGGAVSLGHPIGMSGARIVVHMVHTLKQGEYGLASICNGGGGASALLIQKL